A stretch of the Argentina anserina chromosome 6, drPotAnse1.1, whole genome shotgun sequence genome encodes the following:
- the LOC126799946 gene encoding protein DEEPER ROOTING 1: MRLFGWMQDKLNGKQGNKKPNTASTSTHHAKPEPREEFSDWPHSLLAIGTFGNNNLKESGQYQSQNVQEEPSSSDEILENFTPEEVGKLHKELIKLLTRKPDIEKEIAALPLDRFLNCPSSLEVDRRTSNALCSDSDEHKDEDIEKTISVILGRCKDICADSNKKAIGKKSISFLLKKMFVCRSGFAPAPSLRDTFQESRMEKFLRLMLNKKIINPQSSSRASSMKKYLEDTRQNPNKKGINNEEDKKEKINDGCKWVKTDSECKCNLNFVITGLTTVLNCSDY; encoded by the exons ATGAGG CTTTTCGGTTGGATGCAAGATAAGCTTAATGGGAAGCAGGGGAACAAGAAACCAAATACAGCTTCAACTAGTACCC ATCATGCAAAACCAGAGCCTCGTGAAGAATTCAGTGACTGGCCTCATAGTTTACTAGCAATCGGAACTTTTGGAAACAACAATTTGAAAGAGAGTGGTCAATATCAAAGCCAAAATGTTCAGGAAGAACCATCTTCATCAGACGAAATACTAGAAAATTTCACTCCTGAAGAAGTTGGTAAATTACATAAAGAGTTAATAAAACTCTTGACAAGGAAACCAGACATCGAGAAGGAAATTGCAGCTCTTCCATTGGACAGATTTCTAAATTGTCCATCAAGCTTGGAGGTTGATAGGAGAACAAGCAACGCGCTTTGCTCCGATTCAGATGAACACAAAGATGAAGACATTGAGAAAACCATCAGTGTTATACTAGGGAGATGCAAAGACATTTGTGCAGATAGTAACAAGAAAGCGATTGGAAAGAaatcaatttcttttcttctcaagAAGATGTTTGTTTGTAGAAGTGGGTTTGCACCAGCACCAAGCTTGAGAGATACATTTCAAGAATCAAGAATGGAGAAG TTTTTGAGGCTAATGCTTAACAAAAAGATCATCAATCCGCAAAGTTCTTCTCGAGCGTCATCAATGAAGAAATACCTGGAGGATACAAGACAAAATCCAAACAAGAAGGGAATTAATAATGAAGAAgataaaaaggagaaaatcaATGATGGATGTAAATGGGTGAAGACTGACTCTGAATGTAAGTGCAATCTGAACTTTGTAATAACAGGATTGACTACAGTTCTAAATTGCTCAGATTACTGA
- the LOC126799900 gene encoding probable nucleoside diphosphate kinase 5 — MVLEKENAVGDWRAIIGPTDASAAKITDPHSIRAMCGVTLEKNCVHGSDSLQSAQREIAFFFDEKSSVRVVTEHDEL, encoded by the exons ATGGTTTTGGAGAAGGAAAATGCTGTTGGTGATTGGCGTGCTATAATTGGCCCAACTGATGCGAGTGCAGCAAAGATTACTGATCCTCACAG CATCAGGGCAATGTGTGGGGTGACTTTAGAGAAGAACTGTGTACATGGGTCAGATTCTTTGCAGTCAGCTCAACGAGAGATTGCATTCTTCTTCGACGAGAAGTCTTCAG TTAGAGTAGTTACTGAACATGATGAACTGTAG